The Ramlibacter sp. PS4R-6 nucleotide sequence TAGTGCACGTGGACCTTGCGCCTGTCCTGCACCGCCTCGCGCAAGGCCTGCAAGGTCTGCTGCGACTGCTGCGACAGGCCGCCGTCGCCCGCGTACACCGCCAGCGCCTCGGCGGCCACGCGCGCGTCGACCGGCAGCACCGACAGGATCTTGCCCAGCGCATCCTCGGCGCCTTGGGCCAGCGCCGGGTCCATCCATTGCTGCGCCAGGCGCACCGACGCGACGAGCGACTTGGCCTCGTCGTGCGTGAACATCATGGGCGGCAGGTCGAAGCCCGCGCCGAGGCGGTAGCCCAGGCCCGCCTCGCCCTCGAGCGGCACGCCCTGCAGCTGCAGGTCGGCGACGTCGCGGTAGATGGTGCGTTCGGAGACTTCGAGCCGCTGCGCGAGGTAGCGCGCGGTCGTGAGCCGCCGCCCGCGGATCAGCTGGATGATGTGGAAAAGTCGGTCGGCTCGGCGCATGGGGCAGTAAAAATACCGCATTGCGCGCCCGAGCGCACCTACCCCTCCTGCCACAGACTTGTCAGGAGGGGGATAGGGCCGAGTCCAGCACCTCGACCCAGTGCTTCACCGGGGTGGAAGTGCCCGCCTGCAGGTGGGTGATGCAGCCGATGTTGGCGGACACGATGGCAGCAGGCTCCAGCTCGCCGAGGTGGCGCAATTTGCGCTCGCGCAGCTCGTGCGCGATGTCCGCGTGCAGCACGGAATAGGTCCCGGCCGAGCCGCAGCACAGGTGCGATTCGGCGGGCGCCAGGCGCACGTCGAAACCCAGCTCCGCCAGGCCGCGCTCGACGCCGCCGCGCAGCTGCTGGCCGTGCTGGAGCGTGCACGGCGGGTGGAAGGCGAGCACGCCGCCCGCTGCGCGCACGCGGCCGCGCAGCGGCTCGACGAGCGCCGGCAGCAGCTCGCTCAGGTCGCGCGTGAGTTCGCTGATGCGCCGGGCCTTCTGCGCGTAAGCCGCATCGAGCTGGAGCGCATGGCCGTAGTCCTTCACCGTCACGCCGCAGCCCGACGCGTTCATCACGATGGCTTCGACCTCGCCGCGCTCGATGAACGGCCACCACGCGTCGATGTTGGCGCGCATCTGCGCCCGGCCGCCCTCCTGGTCGTTCAAGTGGAAGCGGATCGCGCCGCAGCAGCCGGCGCCCTTCGCGACGACCGTCTCGATGCCCGCCGCGTCGAGCACGCGCGCTGTCGCGGTATTGATGTTGGGCATCATCGCGGGCTGCACGCAGCCTTCGAGCAAGAGCACCTTGCGCGAGTGACTGCGCGTGGGCCAAGCGCCCGCGTGTTGCGGCTTCGGCACCTTGTCGCGCAGCACGCCCGGCAGCAGCGGCCGCACGGCCTGGCCGACCTTCATCGCCGGTGCGAACAGCGGCGACGTCAGGCCCTCCTTGAGCAGCCAGCGCACCGTGCGCGAGCCCAGGCCGCGCTTCACCTTCTCGTCCACCACGCGCCGGCCGATGTCGACCAGCTTGCCGTACTCGACGCCGCTCGGGCAGGTGCTCTCGCAGTTGCGGCAGGTCAGGCACCGGTCCAGGTGCAGTTGCGTGTCGCGTGTGGGCTCGTGGCCTTCCAGCACCTGCTTGATCAGGTAGATGCGGCCGCGCGGGCCGTCCAGCTCGTCGCCCAGCACCTGGTAGCTGGGGCAGGTGGCCGTGCAGAAGCCGCAGTGCACGCAGCGGCGCAGCACCGCTTCGGCTTCGCGGCCCTCGGGCGTGTCCCGGAACTCCGGCGAGAGGTGGGTCTGCATGCGTCAGAAGTCCGGGTATAGCCGGCCGCGGTTGAAGACGCCGGCCGGGTCGAATTCGCGCTTGAGCTCGCGGTGGATGCGGTCCAGCGGCGGCGCAAGCGGCGTGAAGCGCTGCGTCGCGCCGGCGTCGCGCGGCCGGAACAGCGTGGCGTGGCCGCCCGCGCGTTGCGCGGCGTCGCGGATGCGCGCGCCCTCGCCGGGGCGCGCCTGCACCCAGCGCTGCGCGCCGTGCCATTCGACGAGCGTGTCGCCCAGCTCCAGCACCGGCGCCGTCTGCGGCACCGAGATGCGCCACAGGTCGCCGCCCTCGCGCGGCGCGAACCCTGGCAGCCGCTGGTCGCGGCACGCCAGCCATTGCGGCGCAGCCTCTTCGCTTCGCAACCGCTCGCCGCCGAGCGTGCGGCACGCGGCATCCACCGCGGCCACCGCGCCGCGCAAGCGCAGGGACAGCGTGCCGCGTCCCTGTTCGGCCGCCCACCAGCTCGCGTTGAGTGGCAAGGGCTGGCCGCCCCATTCGTTCAGGCGCCGCAGCGCTTCGGCCTGGGTCATGTCGAAGCGCAGCGTCGCTTCCGCTGGCGCGACGGGCAGCACCTTGAGGCTCACCTCGGCGATGAGGCCCAGCGTGCCGAGCGCGCCCACCATCAGGCGCGAGACGTCGTAGCCGGCGACGTTCTTCATCACCGTGCCCCCGAACGAGAGCAACTCGCCGCGGCCGTTCACGATCGTCACGCCCAGCACGTAGTCGCGCACCGGGCCGGCGCTCGCACGTGCGGGGCCCGCAAGGCCGGCGGCGACCATGCCGCCAACGGTTGTGCCTTCCGCAAAGTGCAGGGGCTCGAACGCGAGGCACTGGCCGCGTTCGGCCAGCACGGCCTCCAGTTCGGCCAGGCGCGTGCCGGCGCGCACGGTCACGACGAGCTCGCTCGGTTCGTACGCGGTGATCCCCGACAGGCCGAGCGTGGAGAGTTCTTCCCCGCGTGCCGGTTCGCCATAGAAATCCTTGGTCCCGCCGCCGCGGATGCGCAGCGTTTCGCCGCGCTGGGCGGCGTCACGGATGCGCTGGGTCACGGCCTCGACGGACATGCGCGCATGGTAATTGGCGCGCCGCGTGCGCCCGCTTGAAATTTTCGGGATCAGGCCCTGACGAAATTGACCGGCAGGCCCGGCACGTCGACCCGCGTGGCGATCACCCCGTGATCCACGCCGGTGACGAAGAGCGTGCGCAAGTCGTCGCCGCCGAAGCACGGCATGGTCGGGCTGCGCATGGGCACATCGATGTCTTCGAGGATTTCGCCCCCAGGCGACAGTTTCAGCAGCCGCCGGCCTTCGTACATCGCGCACCAGTAATTGCCTTGTGCGTCGACGCTCGCGCCATCCGGCCTGCCGCCATAGCCCGGCTGGCCCGGCTGCCACCCGGCCGGCTTCGGTGGGAACTGGCGCAGCAGGCGCTCGTTGCGCATCGCGTTCGTGTTCGCATCCCAGTCCCATTGGCGGATCACGTGTTGCGGCGTGTCGGTCCAGTAGAGCGTTTTCGCGTCGGGCGACCACGCGAGGCCGTTCGCCGTGGTGGCATTGCCGGCCTTGAGCGTCACCAGCGGCGCACCGCCGTTGCCGTTGTCGGGCCGCAGGTCGATGCAGAAGAGTTCGGCCTTGCGCTCGTCACGCGGCTCGTAGATCGTGCCGGCCCAGAAACGCCCCAGCGGGTCGGCCTTGCCGTCGTTGAAGCGGAACTTCGACGTGTCGTGCTCGAAGGGGACCACGCAGGTGAGTGCCGTGCCCCACTCGCGCGTGCGCCACATGCCGTCGCGCAGCGCCACGATGAGCCCGCCGCCTTCGACGGGCGCGATGCAACCGGGCTCGCTGGGCATCTCCCAGCTTTCGGTGGCGCCGCCGGCGCTGCGGCGCTTCAGCAGGCGCGCGGGGATGTCGACCCAATACAGGCAGCGTTCGTGCGGGTGCCAGAACGGCGATTCGCCCAGGCGATCGGGCTCGCCCGTCACGCGCTCCCAGTCCCTCATGCGCGGCGCTCCACCTCGATCGTCATCTGCGCCGACAGGGTCTCGCCCGGGCCCAGCGTGACCAGGCCGAGCGCTGCGGGATCGCCGCCCTGCGCCAGCGCCAGCGCGTTGTTGACGTGGCTCACCGGCTCGATGGCGATGTGGTCGCGCGCCGGCGTCGTGAAGACGACGATGCGCGTGAGGTTCGAGCGCACGCGGATGTCGAACAGCGCGTCGCGCAAATGCGCCACGCCGTCCCAGCCGTCGAAACAATGGTCGACGTCCAGCGCCGCGATGTCGCCCGCGATGCCGCCGTTGGCGACGCGCCGCGTCGGCAGCTTGTCGTCGCCCATCTCCCAGCGGCCGGCCGTCTTCACGGCCAGCTGGGCGCCGGGACGCTTGACGAAGAAGGGATGCCAGCCGAGGCCCGCGGGTGCATCGCGGCCCGACTGGTTGGTGAGGGCCAGCGTGAACTCGGCCGCCTTCGGTGTCACACGGATCGTCTGCGAGGCATCGAAGGCGAACGGCCACGACGCGTCGGCGGCGTGCTCGAAGGAGAGCAATGCGTAGGAAGGCTCGCTGTCCAGGACCTGCCACGCGCGCTGCCAGCCGATGCCGTGGATGGCGTGCGGCTCCGTGCCGTTGTTGCGCACCAGCGGATGCAGCGTGCCCTGCCACTGCAGCGTGGCGCCGCCGATGCGGTTGGAGAACGGCACCAGCGGGTAGCTGCCCGACTGCCGCGCCGTCTCCAGCGGCACGGGCGCGGGACGCAGCACCGGCTCGCCGCCAAGCACCAGCTGCGTGACGCAGCCGCCCAGCCGCGGCTCGATGCGGCAGATGAGTTCGCCAGCGCGCAGTTCGACCATCGGCGCATTGTGCGCCGGGGACAAAAAAAGGGCCCGCTTCAGCGGGACAAAAAAAAGGCCCGCCGGTGGGCGGGCCAATATCCAAAGGAGATCCTTGCTGTTCTTGTTCTTCGGTGATCAGCGGTTGTAGGCCGTCTCGCCGTGGCTGGAGATGTCCAGGCCCTCGCGCTCTTCCTCTTCGGTGACGCGCAGGCCGATCACGATGTCGACGATCTTGTAGGCGATCAGCGAGACCACGCCGGACCAGACGATGGTCAGGATGACGGCCTTGAACTGGATCCACACCTGGTCGGCGATGCCGCTCGAGCCCACCGTGGCCGTGACCCAGTCGGTCACCAGGCCGGGGCCGCCGAGCGCCTGCGTGTTGAACACGCCGGTGAGCAGCGCGCCGACGATGCCGCCGACGCCGTGCACGCCGAACACGTCGAGCGAGTCGTCCGCGCCAAGCATCTTCTTCAGGCCGTTCACGCCCCACAGGCACATGAAGCCGGCGACGAAGCCGATCACGATCGCGCCCATCAGGCCGACGTTGCCGCAGGCCGGGGTGATCGCCACGAGGCCGGCGACGGCGCCCGAGGCGGCGCCCAGCATGGAGGCCTTGCCCTTCATCAGCGCTTCACCGATGCACCAGGCGAGCACCGCGGCGGCGGTGGCCGAGAAGGTGTTCATGAAGGCCAGCACGGCGGTGTTGCCGGCTTCCAGCGCGGAGCCCGCGTTGAAGCCGAACCAGCCCACCCACAGCAGCGAGGCGCCGACCATCGTGAGCGTCAGCGAGTGCGGCGTGAAGGCTTCCTTGCCGTAGCCCACGCGCTTGCCGATCATGTACGCGCCCACCAGGCCCGCCACGGCGGCGTTGATGTGCACCACGGTGCCGCCCGCGAAGTCGAGCGCGCCCCATTGCCAGATCAGGCCGGCCTTGGCGTTCACGGCATCGACCACTTCCTTGCCCGTGTAGGCGTCGGGGCCCATCCAGAACCACACCATATGGGCGATCGGCGCGTAGCTGAACGTGAACCACAGCACCATGAAGAGCAGCATCGCGCTGAACTTGATGCGCTCGGCGAAGGCGCCGATGATCAGGCAGCAGGTGATGGCCGCGAACGTGGCCTGGAAGGCCATGAACAGCAGCTCGGGGATGTAGACGCCCTTGCTGAAGGTCGCGCCCATCGCGAACTCGCCCTTGGCGGGATCGAACAGGCCCTTCATGAACACGCGGTCGAAGCCGCCGACGAAGGAGTTGCCCTCCGTGAACGCCAGGCTGTAGCCGTACAGGCACCACAGCACCACGATCAGCGAGAACGTGACGAAGACCTGCATCAGCACGCTGAGCATGTTCTTGCTGCGCACGAGGCCGCCATAGAACAGCGCCAGTCCGGGGATCGACATCATGATGACGAGCAGCGTGGCGACGATCATCCAGGACACGTCGCCCTTGTTCGGCACGGGCGCGGGTGCGGCCGATGCGGTGGCGGCGGCGCCCGAAGCGGCGACGGCGGCGGCAGGCGCCGCAGCCGGCTTGGCTTCGGCCGAGGCCGTGGCGGCCGCGGGGGCGGCCGCTGCCGGGGCGGATGCGGATGCAGCCGCCGGCGGGGTCTGGGCGAGCGCCGAGGCGCTGCCCGCGAGGAGGCCCAGGCCGAGGGCCAGGCTAGCGAGGAGGTGTTTCATGGTTCGTCTCTTGTCTCTTGAGAGGGGCCGCTTTACAGCGCCTCCTTGCCGGTTTCGCCGGTGCGGATCCGCACCACTTGCTCCAGGTCGTAAACGAAGATCTTGCCGTCGCCGATCTTGCCGGTGCGGGCAGCGCCCTCGACGGCTTCGATGACGCGCTCGACCAGGTCGTCGGCAACCGCCGCTTCGATCTTCACCTTGGGCAGGAAGTCGACGACGTATTCGGCGCCGCGGTACAGCTCCGTGTGGCCCTTCTGGCGGCCGAAGCCCTTCACCTCGGTCACGGTGATGCCTTGCACCCCGATGCCGGAAAGGGCTTCACGCACCTCGTCCAGCTTGAAGGGCTTGATGATGGCAGTGACAAGTTTCATGTGTGCTCCTTTGGATGGACGCGCCCGCCGTCAAAACGAGTGCGTGTACTTCACCCCGACGACCACCGTGTCGTTGCCGATGTAGCGGCCGCCGAAGTCCGTGTAGAACGCGCGGCGCGCGTTCGAGCCGACGTAGGCGGCGCTGGCGGAGAAGCCGTTGCCGAAGTCCTTGGCCAGCGTGAGCGAGTAGTCGGTGTAGCTCGCGATCGAGGTGTTGCGCACGGTCTGGTGGCCGATGTGCGGCGTCAGCGCCAGGCCGTTGCCCAGGTCGAAGCCGGCGCTGAGGTCCCAGTAGCTGGAGCCGCCGCTGTTCAGCACGCCGAGCAGGTTGCCCATCGTGCGGTTGTACTTGAGCGTGAACATCTTGTAGCCGGCGCCGAGGTACCACTCGTTGGTGTCGGCCTTGCCGACCAGGCCCGCGCCCGGCGTGCCGGCGTCGCCCGAGTTGTTGCCCGGGTAGCGGTAGGTGATCAGGCCGACGTCCAGCGTGAAGCCGTCCAGCACTTCCTTCTTGAAGCCGCCGTACAGGTCCCACTCGTAGCCGCCCTTGGTGGCGCCGTTGAAGTCCTTGACCCACTTCACGTTGGACAGGAAGGTGCCGGCGTAGAAGCCGCTCTTGTGGGAGAAATCGACGCCGCCCTGCAGCGCGGGCTTCTTGGAGGTTTGCGCGATGCCGCGGAAGCGGTAGTCGCTGACCAGGGCCACGTTGGCCGACAGGCTGTAGTCGGGCTCGGGAGCGGCGGGTGCGGTCTGCGCGAAGGCAGCGCCGGACAGGCTCAGGGCCGCGAGGGCCAGTTTCGGGGCGAGCTTCTTCGATTGCACTTCAAGTTCTCCTGATGAAAAGGGAAGGGACGAAGCCAGCCCATGCACGGACCATGCCATCGCCCAGCTGGAGTAGGAGGCGGTCGGCGGGGCCCCATGCCCCGGCGTTAACCGGAAAGAAGCCGGTTTCGCGCACGCGTGTGGTGCGCGGAGGCCCCGGCGTGCCGCAGCAAGGGGTGCTACGCACCCAAATGGGGAGGGAAATCGGGATGAGCCTGTCTTTGGTGCAAAGCCGCGCCCTGATCGGCCTGCAG carries:
- a CDS encoding helix-turn-helix transcriptional regulator — its product is MRRADRLFHIIQLIRGRRLTTARYLAQRLEVSERTIYRDVADLQLQGVPLEGEAGLGYRLGAGFDLPPMMFTHDEAKSLVASVRLAQQWMDPALAQGAEDALGKILSVLPVDARVAAEALAVYAGDGGLSQQSQQTLQALREAVQDRRKVHVHYMDLSDQPSERVLRPLGCFYWGKVWTLSAWCERRNDFRTFRIDRIAKLRTMEERFRDEPGRTLADLLRLNDRQREQRAA
- a CDS encoding TorF family putative porin, which gives rise to MQSKKLAPKLALAALSLSGAAFAQTAPAAPEPDYSLSANVALVSDYRFRGIAQTSKKPALQGGVDFSHKSGFYAGTFLSNVKWVKDFNGATKGGYEWDLYGGFKKEVLDGFTLDVGLITYRYPGNNSGDAGTPGAGLVGKADTNEWYLGAGYKMFTLKYNRTMGNLLGVLNSGGSSYWDLSAGFDLGNGLALTPHIGHQTVRNTSIASYTDYSLTLAKDFGNGFSASAAYVGSNARRAFYTDFGGRYIGNDTVVVGVKYTHSF
- a CDS encoding ammonium transporter; this translates as MKHLLASLALGLGLLAGSASALAQTPPAAASASAPAAAAPAAATASAEAKPAAAPAAAVAASGAAATASAAPAPVPNKGDVSWMIVATLLVIMMSIPGLALFYGGLVRSKNMLSVLMQVFVTFSLIVVLWCLYGYSLAFTEGNSFVGGFDRVFMKGLFDPAKGEFAMGATFSKGVYIPELLFMAFQATFAAITCCLIIGAFAERIKFSAMLLFMVLWFTFSYAPIAHMVWFWMGPDAYTGKEVVDAVNAKAGLIWQWGALDFAGGTVVHINAAVAGLVGAYMIGKRVGYGKEAFTPHSLTLTMVGASLLWVGWFGFNAGSALEAGNTAVLAFMNTFSATAAAVLAWCIGEALMKGKASMLGAASGAVAGLVAITPACGNVGLMGAIVIGFVAGFMCLWGVNGLKKMLGADDSLDVFGVHGVGGIVGALLTGVFNTQALGGPGLVTDWVTATVGSSGIADQVWIQFKAVILTIVWSGVVSLIAYKIVDIVIGLRVTEEEEREGLDISSHGETAYNR
- the glnK gene encoding P-II family nitrogen regulator is translated as MKLVTAIIKPFKLDEVREALSGIGVQGITVTEVKGFGRQKGHTELYRGAEYVVDFLPKVKIEAAVADDLVERVIEAVEGAARTGKIGDGKIFVYDLEQVVRIRTGETGKEAL
- the glcE gene encoding glycolate oxidase subunit GlcE, whose product is MSVEAVTQRIRDAAQRGETLRIRGGGTKDFYGEPARGEELSTLGLSGITAYEPSELVVTVRAGTRLAELEAVLAERGQCLAFEPLHFAEGTTVGGMVAAGLAGPARASAGPVRDYVLGVTIVNGRGELLSFGGTVMKNVAGYDVSRLMVGALGTLGLIAEVSLKVLPVAPAEATLRFDMTQAEALRRLNEWGGQPLPLNASWWAAEQGRGTLSLRLRGAVAAVDAACRTLGGERLRSEEAAPQWLACRDQRLPGFAPREGGDLWRISVPQTAPVLELGDTLVEWHGAQRWVQARPGEGARIRDAAQRAGGHATLFRPRDAGATQRFTPLAPPLDRIHRELKREFDPAGVFNRGRLYPDF
- a CDS encoding SMP-30/gluconolactonase/LRE family protein, encoding MRDWERVTGEPDRLGESPFWHPHERCLYWVDIPARLLKRRSAGGATESWEMPSEPGCIAPVEGGGLIVALRDGMWRTREWGTALTCVVPFEHDTSKFRFNDGKADPLGRFWAGTIYEPRDERKAELFCIDLRPDNGNGGAPLVTLKAGNATTANGLAWSPDAKTLYWTDTPQHVIRQWDWDANTNAMRNERLLRQFPPKPAGWQPGQPGYGGRPDGASVDAQGNYWCAMYEGRRLLKLSPGGEILEDIDVPMRSPTMPCFGGDDLRTLFVTGVDHGVIATRVDVPGLPVNFVRA
- the glcF gene encoding glycolate oxidase subunit GlcF, whose product is MQTHLSPEFRDTPEGREAEAVLRRCVHCGFCTATCPSYQVLGDELDGPRGRIYLIKQVLEGHEPTRDTQLHLDRCLTCRNCESTCPSGVEYGKLVDIGRRVVDEKVKRGLGSRTVRWLLKEGLTSPLFAPAMKVGQAVRPLLPGVLRDKVPKPQHAGAWPTRSHSRKVLLLEGCVQPAMMPNINTATARVLDAAGIETVVAKGAGCCGAIRFHLNDQEGGRAQMRANIDAWWPFIERGEVEAIVMNASGCGVTVKDYGHALQLDAAYAQKARRISELTRDLSELLPALVEPLRGRVRAAGGVLAFHPPCTLQHGQQLRGGVERGLAELGFDVRLAPAESHLCCGSAGTYSVLHADIAHELRERKLRHLGELEPAAIVSANIGCITHLQAGTSTPVKHWVEVLDSALSPS
- a CDS encoding aldose 1-epimerase, translated to MVELRAGELICRIEPRLGGCVTQLVLGGEPVLRPAPVPLETARQSGSYPLVPFSNRIGGATLQWQGTLHPLVRNNGTEPHAIHGIGWQRAWQVLDSEPSYALLSFEHAADASWPFAFDASQTIRVTPKAAEFTLALTNQSGRDAPAGLGWHPFFVKRPGAQLAVKTAGRWEMGDDKLPTRRVANGGIAGDIAALDVDHCFDGWDGVAHLRDALFDIRVRSNLTRIVVFTTPARDHIAIEPVSHVNNALALAQGGDPAALGLVTLGPGETLSAQMTIEVERRA